One window of Cohnella hashimotonis genomic DNA carries:
- a CDS encoding response regulator, translating into MIRLLIVDNERWIVDSLLDLFGRPGKLELETFGAYSAHEALDLLGRMKIDVVLSDIRMPGMDGLALQREIVRQWPWCKIIFLSGYDDFDYIQQALRGGGVDYLLKTEGHEAVVAAVERAAAQLYEAVESRQLILSAERQMRLARPLLVNEYMLALAGGDPEALRKRHTRLGELGLPLDGGAETLLVLGRVDDWRDGFSGGDKHLMLYAIANIAEEYFAKNLFCATVSFEQNKLLWFVQSKPEPETEQDVASGGRPQASEDARKRLVRFVQGTIETIQGACKQMLQLSVSFAAADEPKDWERIPGQFHALKRLLGRGLGLGQELILLDRAAQDVAGEQPDVRTHETRSRLERVGTLTAYLENGESERFFAEYARLMALGAVEEQRAELLRLEIYYSLVPIFLSEINRWGIQEELSETVDLGRLTRYDAHPSWHAAEEYFAELAERLFALKRAERSDREDDLIRHVRRYVEHNLAGDLSLTRIGEVVGYNPYYLTRLYKQLTGEGLTDYIAATRLARAQKLLAGNQLTVQDISRAVGFMTEQSFYRFFKKEMGLTPQEYKERSAISKTDR; encoded by the coding sequence ATGATTCGATTGCTGATCGTGGACAACGAGCGCTGGATCGTCGACAGTCTGCTGGACCTGTTCGGACGCCCGGGCAAGCTCGAGCTGGAGACGTTCGGCGCGTATTCCGCCCATGAGGCGCTTGATCTGCTCGGCCGGATGAAGATCGATGTCGTGCTGTCCGACATCCGGATGCCGGGCATGGACGGGCTGGCGCTGCAGCGGGAGATCGTCAGGCAGTGGCCGTGGTGCAAGATCATCTTCCTGAGCGGCTACGACGACTTCGACTATATCCAGCAAGCGCTGCGGGGCGGCGGGGTCGACTACCTGCTCAAGACGGAGGGGCACGAGGCGGTCGTCGCGGCCGTGGAGCGGGCGGCGGCGCAGCTGTACGAGGCGGTGGAGTCGCGTCAGCTGATCCTCAGCGCGGAGCGTCAGATGCGGCTGGCCAGGCCGCTGCTCGTAAACGAATACATGCTGGCGCTGGCCGGCGGCGACCCGGAGGCGCTGCGCAAGCGCCATACCCGGCTCGGAGAGCTCGGACTGCCGCTGGACGGCGGCGCGGAGACGCTGCTCGTCCTCGGGCGCGTGGACGATTGGCGCGACGGCTTCAGCGGCGGGGACAAGCATCTGATGCTGTACGCCATCGCGAACATCGCCGAGGAATACTTCGCCAAGAACCTGTTCTGCGCGACCGTGAGCTTCGAGCAGAACAAGCTGCTGTGGTTCGTTCAGTCGAAGCCGGAGCCGGAGACGGAGCAGGACGTCGCGTCCGGCGGTCGGCCGCAAGCGAGTGAGGACGCGCGCAAGCGTCTCGTCCGGTTCGTCCAGGGGACGATCGAGACGATCCAGGGGGCGTGCAAGCAAATGCTGCAGCTAAGCGTTTCCTTCGCGGCTGCGGACGAGCCGAAGGACTGGGAGCGGATCCCCGGGCAGTTCCACGCGCTTAAGCGTCTTCTCGGCCGCGGCCTGGGCCTGGGTCAGGAACTGATCCTGCTGGATCGAGCGGCTCAGGACGTCGCCGGCGAGCAGCCGGACGTCCGGACGCACGAGACGCGCAGCCGGCTCGAGAGGGTCGGTACGCTGACGGCTTACTTGGAGAACGGCGAGAGCGAGCGGTTTTTTGCGGAGTATGCGCGGCTGATGGCGCTGGGAGCGGTGGAGGAGCAGCGTGCCGAGCTGCTGAGGCTGGAGATCTACTATTCGCTCGTCCCGATCTTCCTGTCGGAGATCAATCGCTGGGGCATCCAGGAGGAGCTGAGCGAGACGGTCGATCTCGGCAGGCTGACCCGCTACGACGCCCATCCGTCCTGGCACGCGGCGGAGGAATACTTCGCGGAGTTGGCCGAGCGCCTGTTCGCGCTCAAGCGCGCCGAACGTTCGGACCGAGAGGACGACCTGATCCGCCACGTGCGGCGCTATGTGGAGCACAATCTGGCGGGCGACCTGTCGCTCACCCGCATCGGTGAAGTCGTCGGCTACAATCCGTATTACCTAACGCGTCTGTACAAGCAACTGACCGGCGAGGGGCTGACGGATTATATCGCCGCCACCCGTCTGGCGCGGGCGCAGAAGCTGCTCGCGGGCAATCAGTTGACCGTCCAGGACATCTCGAGGGCCGTCGGATTTATGACGGAGCAGTCCTTTTACCGCTTCTTTAAGAAAGAGATGGGCCTGACGCCCCAGGAGTACAAAGAGCGGTCGGCGATATCCAAAACGGATCGTTAA
- a CDS encoding sensor histidine kinase, with protein MGTFLKALTIYPKLVLSFLLMIIPIYLSSLLMNQSGHDVVKKQISASMASRVHFYLSSLETELARLRRLQMEYVSDDDLLSLGTAVSRMNDFERSRTILSVKSKLYLLKSSSPFVENVKLYVPALGRSIMANNYDDAIPEAELEAMLEPRNMSSPVFGFRDRLLLSGVYPDAIYVNRQPVLAIEIELSKAEIVRTLSSMANGEQGGAVWLSADGTWDVASGLQPTVLSELTGAIRTKRADDRAAAPGQFTMKTEAGSFFVAHEYSSVIDSTLAVLVPAEKVMQPLNRHRDWIWLLSLIALVLVVVFSYWIHQLIHKPIKRLVVSFRKVEKGDLGVRVYHRNQDEFHYLYNQFNHMLGRIETLIGEVYEQQIRSQRSELKQLQSQINPHFFYNSFFILQGLVQMREHELADKMFRHLGSYFQFITRNGAETVTLEQEMKHASSYVEIQKFRFSGTIEVEQEELPAEWAQTQVPRLIVQPLIENAYLHGLENKTGDGRLRIGFREEPDGRLRIEIEDNGEELDELRLERLRESISAADRAIETTGLLNIHRRLQLKFGPDCGLSLSRSALGGLKAELSIRKDKGEAA; from the coding sequence ATGGGAACATTTTTGAAAGCGCTAACAATTTATCCCAAGCTCGTGTTGTCCTTTTTGCTCATGATCATCCCCATCTATCTGTCCAGCCTGCTCATGAACCAGTCGGGACATGATGTCGTCAAAAAGCAGATTTCGGCTTCGATGGCGTCGCGCGTCCATTTTTACCTGTCGTCTCTGGAGACGGAGCTGGCCCGGCTCCGCCGTCTTCAGATGGAGTACGTGAGCGACGACGATCTGCTCAGCCTGGGCACGGCGGTCTCCCGGATGAACGACTTCGAGCGCTCGCGTACCATTCTGTCGGTGAAGAGCAAGTTGTATCTTCTCAAGAGCTCCAGCCCTTTCGTGGAAAACGTAAAGCTGTACGTTCCGGCGCTGGGACGCAGCATTATGGCCAACAATTACGACGACGCGATTCCGGAGGCGGAGCTTGAGGCCATGCTCGAGCCGCGGAACATGAGCTCGCCCGTCTTCGGCTTCCGGGACCGGCTGCTGCTGAGCGGCGTGTATCCGGACGCGATCTACGTGAACCGCCAGCCGGTGCTGGCCATCGAGATCGAGCTGTCCAAGGCGGAGATCGTCCGCACGCTTTCGTCCATGGCGAACGGGGAGCAGGGCGGCGCGGTGTGGTTGAGCGCCGACGGCACTTGGGACGTGGCATCGGGCCTTCAGCCGACGGTGCTGTCCGAGTTGACGGGGGCGATCAGGACCAAGCGGGCGGACGACCGCGCCGCCGCGCCCGGTCAGTTCACGATGAAGACGGAGGCCGGGTCCTTTTTCGTCGCCCACGAATATTCCTCGGTTATCGACTCGACGCTTGCGGTGCTTGTGCCGGCGGAGAAGGTGATGCAGCCGCTCAACCGCCATCGCGATTGGATCTGGCTGCTCTCGCTCATCGCGCTGGTGCTTGTCGTCGTTTTCTCCTACTGGATTCACCAGCTCATCCACAAGCCGATCAAGCGGCTGGTCGTCTCCTTCCGCAAGGTGGAGAAGGGCGACCTCGGCGTCCGGGTTTATCATCGCAACCAGGACGAGTTCCATTACCTGTACAACCAGTTCAACCACATGCTCGGGCGGATCGAGACGCTCATCGGCGAGGTGTACGAGCAGCAGATCCGGTCGCAGCGCTCCGAGCTCAAGCAGCTGCAATCGCAGATCAATCCCCACTTTTTCTACAACAGCTTCTTTATCCTCCAGGGACTGGTGCAGATGCGAGAGCATGAGCTGGCTGACAAGATGTTCCGTCATCTGGGCAGCTACTTCCAGTTCATCACGCGAAACGGGGCGGAGACGGTCACGCTCGAGCAGGAGATGAAGCACGCAAGCTCGTACGTGGAAATTCAGAAGTTCCGGTTCTCGGGAACGATCGAGGTGGAGCAGGAGGAGCTGCCCGCCGAATGGGCGCAAACGCAAGTGCCGCGCCTCATCGTACAGCCGCTGATCGAGAACGCCTATTTGCATGGGCTCGAAAACAAGACCGGCGACGGTCGGCTGCGGATCGGCTTCCGGGAGGAACCGGACGGCCGGCTGCGCATCGAGATCGAAGATAACGGCGAGGAGCTGGACGAGCTTCGGCTGGAGCGGCTGCGCGAGTCGATCTCCGCGGCGGACCGGGCGATCGAGACGACAGGTCTGCTGAACATTCATCGCAGGCTGCAGCTCAAGTTCGGACCGGACTGCGGACTGTCGCTGTCGCGCAGCGCGCTCGGCGGGCTGAAGGCGGAGCTGTCGATACGAAAAGACAAGGGGGAAGCGGCATGA
- a CDS encoding alpha/beta fold hydrolase, whose protein sequence is MPTIDMPLEQLSMYTGRNPKPADFDAYWERALAEMKGIDPALEIVESDFKVPGADCLHLYFTGVGGARIHAKYVRPKNVQEPHPAVLQFHGYAHHSGDWIDKLGYAAAGFSVLAMDCRGQGGSSEDKGGTKGTTFRGHIVRGLDDHPDRLLFRDIFLDAAQLAGIAMSLPEVDAARVGAIGGSQGGGLALACAALEPRIRRAAPSVPFLCDYRRVWEMDLARDAYEELRTYFRLFDPQHKREEEIFGRLGYIDVQHLADRIRGDVMIGVGLLDTVCPPSTQFAAYNKIVAEKRLEIYHDYVHERLADFEDKALQFMLGM, encoded by the coding sequence ATGCCGACGATCGATATGCCGCTCGAGCAGCTAAGTATGTATACAGGGAGGAATCCGAAGCCCGCCGACTTCGACGCTTATTGGGAGCGGGCGCTCGCGGAGATGAAGGGGATCGACCCGGCGCTGGAGATCGTAGAGAGCGACTTCAAGGTTCCGGGCGCGGATTGCTTGCATCTTTACTTCACCGGCGTAGGCGGCGCGCGCATTCATGCCAAGTACGTCCGGCCGAAAAACGTCCAAGAGCCTCATCCGGCGGTGCTGCAATTCCACGGCTACGCGCATCATTCGGGCGACTGGATCGACAAGCTTGGCTATGCGGCGGCGGGCTTTTCCGTGCTGGCGATGGACTGCCGCGGGCAGGGCGGCAGCTCCGAAGACAAGGGCGGAACCAAGGGGACCACGTTCAGGGGGCATATCGTCCGTGGGCTCGACGACCATCCGGACCGGCTGCTGTTCCGCGATATTTTCCTCGACGCGGCGCAGCTGGCCGGCATCGCGATGTCGCTGCCGGAGGTGGACGCCGCCAGGGTGGGCGCGATCGGAGGCTCGCAGGGCGGCGGGCTCGCGCTGGCCTGCGCGGCGCTCGAGCCGCGCATCCGGCGCGCGGCGCCGAGCGTTCCGTTCCTGTGCGATTACAGGCGCGTATGGGAGATGGATCTGGCGAGAGACGCCTACGAGGAGCTGCGAACCTATTTTCGCCTGTTCGACCCTCAGCATAAGCGCGAGGAAGAGATTTTCGGGCGGCTGGGCTATATTGACGTGCAGCATCTGGCGGACCGGATCCGGGGAGACGTCATGATAGGTGTAGGTCTGCTGGACACCGTATGTCCGCCGTCCACGCAGTTCGCGGCCTACAACAAGATCGTCGCGGAGAAGCGGCTGGAAATTTATCACGATTACGTGCACGAACGGCTGGCCGACTTCGAGGACAAGGCGCTGCAATTCATGCTGGGCATGTAG
- a CDS encoding AraC family transcriptional regulator: protein MLRTNFGFRYAEPTDALMAIRTIGWESAVSDSYRWNGRTRGDKFALFQYTLSGEGNLTIGGKHYRIPKHHGFFVTVPDNHEYYYSPDAGGEPWEFIFLTAAGRHVGGYWNDIVAKDGPVVSFKPNAQPIAMLWEMMENAQAKTGLDKYELSVRLYEWIVACLRAVDGRPDAGRPVPDSVAAALKFMDAQYHRFLTLEQIAAEAGMSKYHFCRLFVKHTGITPIHHLTKIRIEAASRLLRQTNQPIAAIAAATGFDNSSYFGKVFRKLMGASPQQFRDSTDDIPEHHIFID, encoded by the coding sequence TTGCTCAGGACCAACTTTGGATTCCGGTATGCGGAGCCGACGGACGCCTTGATGGCGATTCGGACGATCGGCTGGGAGAGCGCCGTGAGCGACAGCTACCGCTGGAACGGGCGGACGCGGGGAGACAAGTTCGCGCTGTTCCAATATACCTTGTCGGGCGAAGGCAATCTGACGATCGGGGGCAAGCATTATCGCATCCCGAAGCATCACGGCTTTTTCGTCACCGTGCCGGACAATCATGAGTATTATTACAGCCCGGATGCGGGCGGCGAGCCCTGGGAATTTATATTTTTGACGGCGGCGGGCCGGCATGTCGGCGGCTACTGGAACGATATCGTCGCGAAAGACGGACCGGTCGTCTCCTTCAAGCCGAACGCGCAGCCGATCGCCATGCTGTGGGAGATGATGGAGAACGCGCAGGCGAAAACGGGGCTCGACAAGTACGAGCTGTCCGTCCGTCTGTACGAATGGATCGTCGCGTGTCTGCGCGCCGTCGACGGCAGGCCGGACGCCGGCCGTCCCGTTCCGGATTCGGTAGCCGCGGCCTTGAAGTTCATGGACGCGCAATACCACCGTTTCCTGACGCTGGAGCAGATCGCCGCCGAAGCCGGCATGTCCAAGTACCACTTTTGCAGGCTTTTCGTGAAGCATACCGGGATCACGCCGATCCATCATTTGACCAAAATCCGGATCGAAGCGGCTTCCCGGCTCCTCCGGCAGACCAACCAGCCCATCGCGGCCATCGCTGCGGCAACGGGCTTTGACAACAGCAGCTATTTTGGCAAAGTGTTCCGCAAGCTGATGGGCGCGTCGCCCCAGCAGTTCCGCGACAGCACAGACGACATCCCCGAGCATCACATTTTTATCGACTGA
- a CDS encoding alpha-glucosidase/alpha-galactosidase: MLKIAMIGAGSINFTRRLIMDLMAVPEFRDTEFRLMDIDPETLEMVTKLSERMLETNGLTDVKIVPTTSQREAIRDADYVICLARVGGLEAYRHDIEIPLKYGVEQCVGDTLGPGGVFFALRTIPVLLDIAKDMREVAPNALLLNYSNPMAMNTWAVRRAGGVRVVGLCHGVQHGHEQIAEAFNLPQDEIDQICAGINHQTWFINISHKGKDLTPHLLEAFENHPTLPQREPCRIDVLRRFGYYSTESNGHLSEYLPWYRKKSADMSKWINDKEWIGGVTAGYLEHCLTRFVDYKEMYPKMLSGEIASIPLGQRSEEHGSYIIEALETGKTYRGNFNIENRGMITNLPDGATIEIPCYVDRNGIAPTYIGDLPMACAATCRASISVQEMAVEAALTGNRELVKLAVLHDPLTAAVCSTEQVWRMVDEMLEALAPWLPQFNGEGRTWQDLPQPEGGMYHFTGTK, from the coding sequence ATGTTAAAAATCGCAATGATCGGGGCCGGAAGCATTAACTTCACCCGCAGGCTGATCATGGACTTGATGGCGGTGCCCGAATTCCGCGATACCGAATTCCGGCTCATGGACATCGATCCGGAGACGCTGGAGATGGTCACCAAGCTGAGCGAGCGCATGCTCGAGACGAACGGCCTGACGGACGTAAAAATCGTGCCGACGACCAGCCAGCGTGAAGCGATCAGGGACGCCGACTACGTCATCTGCCTCGCTCGCGTCGGCGGGCTCGAGGCGTACCGCCACGACATCGAGATCCCGCTCAAGTACGGCGTCGAGCAATGCGTCGGCGATACGCTCGGCCCGGGCGGCGTGTTCTTCGCGCTGCGCACGATCCCGGTGCTGCTCGACATCGCGAAGGACATGCGGGAGGTCGCGCCGAACGCGCTGCTGCTCAACTATTCCAACCCGATGGCGATGAATACGTGGGCCGTCCGGCGCGCCGGCGGCGTCCGGGTCGTCGGTCTATGCCACGGCGTACAGCACGGACACGAGCAGATTGCAGAAGCGTTTAACCTGCCGCAGGACGAGATCGACCAGATCTGCGCGGGCATCAACCACCAGACCTGGTTCATCAACATTTCGCACAAGGGCAAGGATCTGACGCCGCATCTGCTCGAAGCGTTCGAGAACCACCCGACGCTGCCGCAAAGAGAGCCGTGCCGCATCGACGTGCTGCGCAGGTTCGGCTACTACTCGACGGAGTCGAACGGTCATTTGAGCGAGTATCTGCCTTGGTACCGCAAGAAATCCGCCGACATGTCCAAGTGGATCAACGATAAGGAATGGATCGGCGGGGTTACGGCGGGTTATCTGGAGCACTGCCTGACGCGCTTCGTCGACTATAAAGAGATGTACCCGAAGATGCTGAGCGGCGAGATCGCGTCCATCCCGCTCGGACAGCGCTCGGAGGAGCACGGCTCGTACATCATAGAGGCGCTGGAGACGGGCAAGACGTACCGCGGCAACTTCAACATCGAGAACCGCGGCATGATCACGAACCTGCCGGACGGCGCCACGATCGAGATTCCGTGCTACGTGGATCGCAACGGCATCGCGCCGACGTACATCGGCGACCTCCCGATGGCCTGCGCCGCCACCTGCCGCGCCAGCATCAGCGTGCAGGAGATGGCCGTCGAAGCCGCGCTGACCGGCAATCGCGAGCTCGTGAAGCTGGCCGTGCTGCACGACCCGCTCACGGCCGCCGTCTGCAGCACCGAGCAGGTGTGGCGCATGGTCGACGAGATGCTGGAGGCGCTGGCTCCCTGGCTGCCCCAGTTCAACGGCGAAGGCCGCACCTGGCAGGACCTTCCCCAGCCGGAAGGCGGCATGTACCACTTCACCGGCACGAAATAA
- a CDS encoding carboxymuconolactone decarboxylase family protein: MTQRINYMAQSPEFFKKMMEFSNAEHNSSVELKILDLVHIRASQINGCGFCLDMHVKQAKINGESELRLYHLPIWRESTLFSPRERAALAWTEILTKLPEHGVPDDVYERVRGQFSEKELSDLTFSVMAINAWNRINVAFKTVPGSADAAFGLAKAGLS, encoded by the coding sequence ATGACGCAACGAATCAATTACATGGCGCAATCGCCAGAGTTTTTCAAGAAAATGATGGAATTCAGCAATGCGGAGCACAACAGCTCCGTCGAACTGAAAATTCTCGATCTCGTTCACATCCGCGCGTCCCAGATCAACGGCTGCGGATTCTGCCTGGACATGCACGTCAAGCAGGCGAAGATCAATGGCGAGAGCGAGCTGCGCCTGTATCATCTGCCGATCTGGCGCGAATCGACTTTGTTCAGCCCCCGCGAACGCGCCGCATTGGCATGGACCGAGATCCTGACCAAACTGCCGGAGCATGGCGTGCCGGACGACGTGTACGAGCGCGTTCGCGGACAATTCTCAGAAAAAGAGCTGTCAGACCTGACGTTCTCCGTCATGGCGATCAATGCGTGGAACCGGATCAATGTCGCCTTTAAAACCGTGCCGGGCTCGGCGGACGCGGCGTTCGGATTGGCGAAGGCGGGCTTGAGCTAA
- a CDS encoding TetR/AcrR family transcriptional regulator: protein MEKPAKVDRRILRTRDAITKAFLALVSEKDLDHITINDIADRANVNRGTLYLHYADKYDLLDQCIKDHLDKMLAACAAEDVNPIDDLKPMFSYFEANFSFFYTMLSNQKTSVFRDRLLESIADDTKAKIGAHATRQHMDLELVSRFLASAFVGTAEWWILNRMPLPAELAARQVGELFEKYVI from the coding sequence ATGGAGAAGCCGGCTAAGGTGGACAGACGAATCCTGCGCACCCGGGACGCCATTACGAAGGCGTTCCTTGCGCTCGTGTCGGAAAAGGACCTCGACCATATTACGATCAACGATATCGCCGACAGAGCCAACGTCAACCGGGGCACCCTTTACCTTCACTATGCGGACAAATACGACCTGCTCGACCAGTGCATCAAAGACCATCTCGACAAAATGCTCGCCGCCTGCGCCGCCGAGGACGTCAATCCGATCGACGATCTCAAACCGATGTTTTCCTACTTCGAAGCGAATTTCTCTTTTTTCTATACGATGCTGTCCAATCAGAAAACGTCCGTCTTCCGCGATCGCCTGCTCGAGAGCATCGCGGACGACACGAAGGCGAAAATCGGCGCTCATGCGACCCGGCAGCACATGGACTTGGAGCTGGTGTCCCGCTTCTTGGCCTCCGCCTTCGTCGGTACCGCGGAATGGTGGATCCTGAACCGGATGCCGCTGCCCGCAGAGCTCGCAGCCAGGCAGGTCGGCGAGTTGTTCGAAAAATACGTCATTTGA
- a CDS encoding SDR family oxidoreductase, producing the protein MSNVNDKVVVITGASSGIGEATAKLLAQQGAKVVLAARRQDRLQAIAEKIRQDGGQAVSIQADVASYDDMQKLADFALKHYGRIDALVNNAGVMPASRLSELRVDEWDRMIDVNVKGVLYGIAAVLPVMREQRSGHIVNLSSVAGYHVNPTSAVYSATKFAVRAISEGLRQEESPASGIRSTIVSPGLTETELLHSIGSPETKAMTNQIAGMGISPYAIARAIAFALNEPDDVSVNEIVVRPTALP; encoded by the coding sequence ATGTCAAACGTAAACGATAAAGTCGTCGTCATCACAGGCGCTTCCAGCGGAATTGGGGAAGCGACCGCCAAACTGCTTGCGCAGCAAGGCGCCAAGGTCGTGCTGGCAGCCAGAAGGCAAGACCGGCTACAGGCCATCGCCGAAAAGATTCGGCAGGACGGCGGACAAGCGGTGTCGATTCAAGCCGATGTCGCCTCGTACGACGATATGCAAAAGCTCGCGGACTTCGCGCTGAAGCATTACGGCCGCATCGACGCGCTTGTCAACAATGCGGGCGTCATGCCAGCCTCCCGGCTCAGCGAGCTGCGGGTCGACGAATGGGACCGCATGATCGACGTCAACGTCAAAGGCGTGCTATATGGCATCGCGGCGGTGCTGCCCGTCATGAGAGAACAGCGCTCGGGGCACATCGTCAATCTCTCCTCGGTTGCAGGCTATCACGTCAATCCGACATCCGCCGTTTATAGCGCGACCAAGTTCGCCGTCCGGGCGATCTCGGAGGGGCTGCGGCAGGAAGAATCACCCGCTTCCGGCATCCGTTCGACCATCGTTTCTCCAGGCTTGACGGAGACGGAGCTGCTTCACTCGATCGGCAGTCCCGAGACCAAGGCGATGACCAATCAGATCGCCGGCATGGGCATCTCTCCGTATGCGATCGCCAGAGCAATCGCGTTCGCCCTTAACGAGCCGGATGATGTATCCGTGAACGAGATCGTCGTCAGGCCGACCGCGCTGCCTTAA
- the sigJ gene encoding RNA polymerase sigma factor SigJ, giving the protein MQEQLYTKYKALLFKLAYQLTGSVSDAEDAVQDVFIKIADVPPERLAEPKAYLCKMVTNRCKDLLKSALRKREEYFGEWLPEPFPSSDDDAMESVVREDLLTYGMIVLLERLSPSERIVFVLREALGFEYKEIAQLIEKSEPNCRKLFSRASAKMGLSDEEELAQPEAEQQQWVNGFLDALKAGNVNRVLTMLDPDVVLVADGGGKVLAAAQPIVSRDLVAKFLLGPVLQSAMVGSEALMEMGHMNGQPGFVIRSKTGDILTLGLLRVEGNLIRELYLIRNPDKLRHVAQGGFSEEIGLFERLD; this is encoded by the coding sequence ATGCAAGAGCAACTATATACGAAATATAAAGCGTTGCTGTTCAAGCTTGCCTATCAGCTGACAGGATCGGTATCCGACGCGGAGGACGCGGTGCAGGACGTGTTCATCAAGATCGCGGACGTGCCGCCCGAACGGCTGGCCGAGCCGAAGGCTTATCTATGCAAAATGGTGACGAACCGCTGCAAGGATCTGCTCAAATCCGCGCTCAGGAAGCGCGAGGAATATTTCGGCGAGTGGCTGCCTGAGCCGTTCCCCAGCTCGGACGACGACGCGATGGAATCGGTCGTTCGCGAGGATCTGCTCACGTATGGCATGATCGTCCTGCTGGAGCGGCTGTCGCCGTCGGAGCGCATCGTGTTCGTTCTCCGCGAGGCGCTCGGGTTTGAGTACAAGGAGATTGCACAGCTCATCGAGAAAAGCGAACCGAACTGCCGCAAGCTGTTCAGCCGCGCGAGCGCGAAGATGGGACTGTCGGATGAGGAAGAGCTTGCGCAGCCCGAAGCGGAGCAGCAACAGTGGGTGAACGGCTTTTTGGACGCGCTCAAGGCCGGCAACGTCAATCGCGTGCTGACGATGCTCGATCCGGACGTCGTACTCGTCGCGGACGGAGGGGGCAAGGTGCTCGCCGCCGCCCAACCTATCGTATCCCGCGACCTCGTGGCGAAGTTCCTGCTCGGTCCGGTGCTTCAATCCGCGATGGTTGGCAGCGAAGCGCTGATGGAAATGGGGCATATGAACGGACAGCCGGGCTTCGTTATCCGGTCGAAGACGGGCGACATCCTGACCCTCGGGCTGCTGCGCGTAGAGGGGAATCTCATTCGGGAGCTCTATCTGATTCGGAATCCGGACAAGCTCCGGCATGTGGCGCAAGGCGGATTTTCGGAGGAAATCGGATTGTTCGAGCGCTTGGATTAA
- a CDS encoding FMN-dependent NADH-azoreductase: MNKVLYITANPSEDENSYSLSVGKAFVEAYREANPNDEIVHIDLFQADIPFLDGEVFGARSKLHAGHAFSQLSPPEQAKVGRLDELVEQFLDADKYIFVNPVWNFSYPPVLKAYIDAVFVAGKTFRYTSDGPVGLLAKKKAFQIQASGSVLSEGAYADFEMAHRHLEAVLKFLGVPSFEAVYVEGMAAQSDKAQDIKAGAIAKAREAALSF; this comes from the coding sequence ATGAACAAAGTATTATATATTACCGCCAATCCGAGCGAAGACGAAAATTCCTATAGCCTCTCCGTCGGCAAGGCATTCGTAGAAGCATACCGCGAAGCAAATCCTAACGACGAGATCGTCCACATCGACCTGTTCCAGGCGGATATTCCGTTCCTGGACGGAGAAGTTTTCGGCGCCCGGTCCAAATTGCACGCAGGCCATGCCTTTAGTCAATTGTCCCCGCCCGAGCAGGCCAAGGTCGGCCGCCTCGACGAGCTGGTCGAGCAGTTTCTGGACGCGGATAAATATATCTTCGTTAACCCGGTCTGGAACTTCTCCTACCCGCCGGTGCTCAAAGCTTATATCGACGCCGTTTTCGTCGCCGGCAAGACGTTCCGCTACACGTCCGACGGTCCCGTCGGATTGCTCGCGAAGAAAAAAGCGTTCCAGATCCAGGCCAGCGGCAGCGTGCTGTCCGAGGGCGCATACGCGGACTTTGAAATGGCGCATCGCCATCTCGAGGCGGTCCTGAAATTCCTGGGCGTCCCGAGCTTCGAGGCCGTCTACGTGGAAGGCATGGCCGCGCAGTCCGACAAGGCGCAGGACATCAAAGCCGGCGCGATCGCGAAGGCTCGCGAGGCGGCGCTGAGCTTTTAA